The following coding sequences lie in one Capsicum annuum cultivar UCD-10X-F1 chromosome 5, UCD10Xv1.1, whole genome shotgun sequence genomic window:
- the LOC107871905 gene encoding uncharacterized protein LOC107871905, translating into MVDFIYSNIICRFGIPKIIVIDNAANLNSHLMQKVCQQFKIMHQNSTPYRPKANGAVEAANKNLKKILRKMVQGFRRCHKKLPFSLLGYHTTVRTSIDATPYLLVYGTEAVIPAEIEISSLRVVVETEIDDDQRVKTRLEQLSLIDEKILTSVCHGQLHQKRMARAYNKKVCHRYFEVGQLVLRRILPHQIEARGKFSPNWHGPFIVKKVMPNGVLYLTNV; encoded by the coding sequence ATGGTTGATTTTATTtactccaacatcatttgtcgATTTGGCATTCCAAAGATAATAGTCATAGATAATGCTGCGAATCTCAATAGCCATTTGATGCAAAAAGTGTGCcaacaatttaagattatgcatcaaAATTCAACGCCTTATCGTCCGAAAGCGAATGGAGCTGtagaagctgccaacaagaacttaaaaaaaatacttcGCAAGATGGTGCAAGGTTTCCGACGATGTCATAAAAAGTTACCTTTTTCTTTATTGGGTTATCATACTACAGTTCGGACTTCAATTGATGCAACTCCTTACTTGTTGGTGTACGGAACTGAAGCAGTTATACCTGCAGAGATTGAAATTTCATCTCTTCGAGTAGTTGTGGAAACTGAAATTGATGATGACCAAAGGGTCAAGACTCGTTTAGAGCAGttaagcttgattgatgaaaaaatattaacatCAGTATGTCATGGACAACTACACCAGAAGAGAATGGcacgagcatataacaaaaaagTGTGTCACAgatattttgaagttggtcagttagtaCTAAGACGCATTTTACCCCATCAAATTGAAGCCAGaggcaaattttctcctaattggcatggACCATTCATAGTGAAGAAAGTGATGCCTAATGGCGTGTTATATTTGACTAATGTATAA